The following coding sequences lie in one Musa acuminata AAA Group cultivar baxijiao chromosome BXJ1-8, Cavendish_Baxijiao_AAA, whole genome shotgun sequence genomic window:
- the LOC103995413 gene encoding uncharacterized protein LOC103995413 → MISMSNGKGTREIEEETESPTDQIMLEISTSRRTLLDKKRQNKFLAMLKTFPGRSSFAKVESSTRLSSSSSKHGHEAEESVDVDIPHSFPSPGDQSSSTSFRLPFVKKINWASLVELFKTWIKEPTNMALLLWMTCVVISGSILFLVMTGMLNGALPRKSQRDTWFEVNNQILNALFTLMCLYQHPKRFHHLVLLCRWRQEDIVRLRNIYCKNGTRKPNERMHMLVVVVLLHVNCFAQYALCGLNWGYPRSERPAIGVGICISVAIGAPAIASLYNIVSPLGKEYTEIDEESQGSISSSVDQRRARKRYSFVDREDPRTAETSPRWVGGLFDFWDDISLAYLSVFCSCCVFGWNMDRLRFGNMYVHVATFLLFCLAPFFIFNLAAVNIDNETVREALGITGFLLCIFGLLYGGFWRIQMRKKFNLPPNTFCCGEPSVTDCFQWLCCCSCSLAQEVRTADYYDVVEDKLYVKELSNTIQPSLSPLPREAGTAMFKSNPAFASEMHAHMVEEDAMRPPLLSGIQR, encoded by the coding sequence CTAGAGATTAGTACATCTAGAAGGACTCTTTTGGACAAGAAGAGACAGAATAAATTTCTGGCTATGCTGAAGACCTTCCCTGGTAGATCCAGCTTTGCGAAAGTTGAATCTTCTACTCGGTTGTCTTCATCTTCTTCAAAGCATGGACATGAAGCAGAGGAGAGTGTCGATGTCGATATTCCGCATTCCTTCCCTTCGCCTGGTGATCAGAGTTCCTCTACAAGTTTTCGTCTTCCTTTTGTCAAGAAGATCAACTGGGCTTCTTTGGTCGAGCTCTTTAAGACATGGATCAAGGAGCCAACGAACATGGCTCTGCTCCTTTGGATGACTTGTGTGGTCATCTCTGGATCGATTCTGTTCCTCGTCATGACTGGCATGCTGAATGGTGCTTTGCCAAGAAAATCTCAGAGAGACACCTGGTTTGAAGTGAACAACCAAATTCTGAATGCCTTGTTTACGCTAATGTGCCTCTATCAGCATCCAAAACGGTTCCATCACCTTGTGCTTCTGTGCCGATGGAGACAGGAGGACATTGTGAGGCTCAGGAACATATACTGCAAAAATGGAACCCGAAAGCCTAACGAGCGGATGCACATGCTGGTTGTAGTGGTTCTTCTTCATGTGAATTGTTTTGCTCAGTATGCCTTGTGTGGTCTGAACTGGGGATACCCTCGATCCGAACGTCCAGCGATCGGAGTAGGGATATGCATCTCCGTGGCAATTGGTGCACCAGCTATTGCCAGTTTGTATAACATTGTTAGCCCTCTCGGAAAGGAGTACACCGAGATAGATGAGGAGTCACAAGGTAGTATCAGCTCTTCTGTCGATCAAAGGCGTGCTCGAAAAAGATACTCTTTCGTGGATAGAGAAGACCCCAGGACGGCAGAAACTAGCCCCCGATGGGTGGGTGGGCTATTCGATTTCTGGGACGATATCTCTCTAGCATACCTCTCAGTTTTCTGTAGCTGCTGTGTCTTCGGATGGAACATGGACAGGCTAAGATTTGGTAACATGTATGTTCATGTTGCAACTTTCCTTCTGTTTTGTTTAGCTCCTTTCTTCATTTTCAACTTGGCCGCCGTCAACATCGATAATGAGACCGTTCGCGAAGCTCTGGGAATCACAGGCTTCTTACTCTGCATCTTTGGTTTGTTATATGGAGGCTTTTGGAGGATCCAGATGAGAAAGAAATTTAACCTCCCTCCGAATACTTTCTGCTGCGGCGAGCCGTCTGTGACAGATTGTTTTCAGTGGCTATGTTGCTGCTCTTGTTCTCTTGCTCAGGAGGTAAGAACAGCAGACTACTATGATGTTGTGGAAGATAAATTGTATGTGAAGGAACTGAGTAATACCATTCAACCTTCTCTCTCCCCTTTGCCTCGCGAAGCTGGAACTGCAATGTTCAAATCAAATCCTGCTTTTGCTTCAGAAATGCATGCACACATGGTAGAAGAAGATGCAATGAGACCTCCTCTGCTTTCTGGCATACAAAGATAG